One genomic window of Psychrobacter cibarius includes the following:
- a CDS encoding sodium:solute symporter family protein, which produces MSQFTINIIFVGLSFALYFGIAIWARAGTTSEFYVAGGGVHPVVNGMATAADWMSAASFISMAGILAAGGYGASTYLMGWTGGYVLLAMLLAPYLRKFGKFTVPDFIGDRFYSKTAAMIAVICLIIASTTYVIGQMTGAGVAFSRFLEVENTTGLLIAAVVVFFYAVLGGMKGITYTQVAQYVVLMIAYTIPAVFISLELTGNPIPGLGLFSNHVEAGVPILTKLDQVVTDLGFTAYTADVPNKLNMVLFTLSLMIGTAGLPHVIIRFFTVPKVADARWTAGWTLVFISLLYFTAPAVGAMARLNLIDTIYPQGVAEAPINYDQRPDWMKTWEDTGLIKYNDLNNDGRIQMYNDSGLGAAELALSAAQADGGDVAAATAAVETARVAQDLELDGRFTAAGWKGNELDVNADILVLANPEIANLPPWVIGLIAAGGLAAALSTAAGLLLAISSAISHDLIKRNLNPNITDKGELRVARITMGVAIVVATWLGINPPGFAAQVVALAFGIAGASLFPALMMGIFSKRINNVGAIAGMLTGLISILVYIFVFKGWFFISGTANFPDTAEYWLFGISPLSFGAIGALLNFIVAFAVSYATAPPPLHIQELVESVRSPRGAGGAVDH; this is translated from the coding sequence ATGAGTCAATTTACGATTAATATTATTTTTGTAGGTCTATCTTTCGCTCTATACTTCGGTATTGCAATTTGGGCACGTGCTGGCACAACGAGTGAATTCTACGTAGCAGGCGGCGGTGTTCACCCTGTCGTCAACGGTATGGCAACGGCTGCTGACTGGATGAGTGCTGCGTCATTTATTTCGATGGCAGGTATTCTTGCCGCTGGCGGTTATGGCGCATCAACTTATTTGATGGGTTGGACAGGTGGTTATGTACTACTGGCAATGCTCCTAGCGCCTTATTTACGTAAATTTGGTAAGTTTACGGTACCTGACTTCATCGGCGACCGTTTTTATTCAAAAACGGCAGCAATGATTGCCGTAATTTGTTTGATTATCGCCTCAACCACATACGTTATCGGTCAGATGACAGGTGCCGGTGTCGCTTTCTCACGCTTCTTGGAAGTTGAAAACACGACTGGTCTACTGATTGCTGCGGTTGTTGTCTTCTTCTATGCTGTACTTGGTGGTATGAAAGGGATTACTTATACGCAGGTAGCGCAGTATGTGGTTCTAATGATTGCATATACCATTCCTGCTGTTTTCATCTCACTTGAATTAACAGGCAATCCAATTCCAGGTTTGGGCTTGTTTTCAAACCATGTGGAAGCAGGCGTTCCTATCCTAACCAAGCTAGATCAGGTGGTTACTGACTTGGGTTTCACCGCTTATACCGCTGACGTTCCTAACAAGCTAAACATGGTGCTATTTACCTTATCACTCATGATCGGTACAGCAGGTCTACCACACGTTATCATCCGTTTCTTCACCGTACCTAAAGTCGCTGATGCGCGTTGGACCGCTGGTTGGACATTGGTATTTATCTCGCTATTATACTTCACTGCTCCTGCTGTAGGTGCAATGGCACGTTTAAACCTGATTGATACGATTTATCCACAAGGGGTAGCAGAAGCACCTATAAACTATGATCAACGTCCAGATTGGATGAAGACATGGGAAGATACCGGTCTTATTAAATATAATGATCTTAATAATGATGGTCGTATCCAAATGTACAACGACAGTGGGCTTGGTGCCGCTGAGCTTGCCTTGAGTGCTGCACAAGCGGATGGTGGCGATGTAGCCGCTGCCACTGCAGCCGTAGAGACTGCACGTGTCGCACAGGATCTAGAACTTGATGGACGCTTTACCGCAGCAGGCTGGAAGGGTAATGAGCTGGATGTCAATGCCGATATCTTAGTATTAGCTAACCCAGAAATTGCGAATCTTCCACCATGGGTTATTGGTCTTATCGCCGCAGGTGGCTTGGCAGCAGCGCTCTCAACAGCAGCAGGCCTATTACTCGCTATTTCGTCAGCGATCAGTCATGACTTGATTAAACGAAACCTTAATCCAAACATTACTGATAAAGGCGAATTGAGAGTTGCGCGTATTACGATGGGTGTTGCGATTGTAGTTGCTACTTGGTTAGGAATAAATCCACCAGGGTTTGCCGCACAGGTAGTCGCATTAGCATTCGGTATCGCTGGTGCATCGCTCTTCCCTGCACTAATGATGGGTATTTTCTCTAAACGGATCAATAATGTTGGTGCCATCGCTGGTATGCTAACAGGTCTGATCAGTATCCTTGTTTATATCTTTGTCTTTAAAGGTTGGTTCTTCATTAGCGGTACAGCGAACTTCCCTGATACGGCAGAGTATTGGTTGTTTGGTATCTCACCACTATCATTTGGTGCGATTGGGGCATTGCTTAACTTTATCGTAGCGTTTGCTGTCTCTTATGCTACTGCTCCGCCACCATTACACATTCAAGAGTTGGTTGAAAGTGTCCGCTCTCCACGTGGCGCAGGCGGTGCAGTCGACCACTAA